One Gossypium arboreum isolate Shixiya-1 chromosome 13, ASM2569848v2, whole genome shotgun sequence genomic window, AAGGCCCCCTACCTGCGGCCCTCTAGCACCACCCTGACCCTAACACTCGAGCAATACCAATAAGCACATCTATTTTGATAAGGAACTAAGATAACATACCAGAAAAGTTTATATTGACTTCTAAACATGAACAAACATCAGTTAGAAAGTTTTAAACAATACGGTTGCTTCTGTATTCGGTGCAAATGACCGGAAGAAGACAGTAATATGGGATGCTGATGAAATGGGGTGAAGTAGAATCACCCAATTAGGTAATTTTGCATCCGTAATCCTACCTTTCTGAAGCTCCTTAATCAGGTATATACAGATACAGGTACCAACATATATAAAGTACTTCTGCCAATTTCAACTTGAATGTAATTCTGAATATTTAGGATGTCCCAAAATAATAATCACTCACGCAAAATATAATGGACAAGTATATATTTTGGTACCTGAACTTGGcttcaatttggtacctaagcTTCTTTTCAGTCCAATTAGGTACTTGAACTTGTCTTTAAGGTTCAATTTGATACCTAAAGTTTTTTTTTCTGAACTTGGCTTTTTGGTCCAAATTAGTACTTACGATAAATGACTTATTTGAACCATGAAGCCAAGTTCAGGTACCAAAAGATATATTTACCCAAATAAAATTCATTATTCCAATAACAGAGAATTACATAACTAACTCTTTAGACTCTTCTAGGTTGGGATTTTCATATGTGGATGTAAAATTCAAACAAACCAGCCAAAAAACCCTGTCATTAAAGTAGAACTAACAAAATTTATAAGGCTGCTCTTGTCCATTAGGAACAAAACAGTATATACAGATGACTGCTTACATCTGGCAAAACCAAGCCTGGTTAATGTTCAAGAAGCACCTATCCAAGTTAAGGATTAGTGCATGTCCATATTAAGCTAAAAGAAATACATCAAAGTACAGTTGGATGTTTGCCAAACAAATAAATTAGGCAACACATCTTAAAGTCTGTTTTTcttattagaaaaagaaaaaagagcccTGCAAAGCCACCAAAAGTATCAAAGTTTATATTCAAAATGATAGTAATTGAGTAATTTATTATGGGTACCTGAGCATTGTAACTCTGAAGACCTACAACAGGAGATACTATAGATGCATCCACACTAGGGTAATCAAACTTGGATCTTCTACGAACCAAAAGGCCAAGTGAATGGTAAGTCAAAAATGCTGCACGAAAATTCCCATCTGGGATTTTATAAATAGGATACCATGCAACAGAATACCTGAAATATAGAACAacagaatattaaaacaagtatTGGTATATCTAGGTAATACAGAACTTTCATCTTAcctaaaataaaaccaaaagatGCATCATTATTTAGTTCAGTGAAGCATATTTTATCACTAACCAAGATTGAGGATGCAAATCATGTATATTTATGGAGTTCAGATAAACTGGATCTCCATATATTTTGCACTGAGGAGATGCATCATCTCTAACCAGGTCTTGTATCCTGAAACAAACAGAACCACGAAAATAGACTTGTTACTTCATTTGCAAAATAAAGCTTCCTGAAGCTGCCAACAAGAGAATAGGGTTAAACCAAACTATAGTGACTAATTAAATATATGCCAACCTGTATCTTCACCTGCTGTCCCACAATTAAATGCTTGTTTACTTTTAATCAAAACAAGGACAGTGAATTATAGATATCATTAGCAGCAAGAACATGCACAAATATAGCATAAAACAAAAGCCCACCTAAGACTTATAGTCTAAAAGAACCTTTCTACTGCATTCAGCCTAGCATTCTCTCCGAAGCAAGTGCAGCCAGATCACGATTCCACTCATCAAATGCATGAGAGGCCAAGAATAGTAAATGTAAAGTTTTATGAGTATTTAATGATGCAAAATGGAAAATTACTACACGCATGCTTAGCAGGTCTCAAGGGAGAATAAGGGAAAGGGTTGAAAGGAAACCAAGaagtatgaaagtagattcaacTTGGGGAGGAAACTTGATGCATAACAGAAagtactaaaataaataaatttagctAACTGAAGTGAAATTTCAAAGGGAAACTACTAAAGAAATACAATTAACACTTACCTTTCATATAATGCCAGTCTTTGTTGAGGCTGTTCAGATTCAAAGTACTCAAAGGCCAGTTCAAGACAATCAGACTGTGAAATATCAACTGATTTAACAGGCAACATATCTTCAGGAGAAACTGGAGAAGGTTCTGATCTAAACACATCATCAACTTGCAACTGACTACTTGGTTCTGCAGTGCGAGGCTGTGGAACAACTGCTGAAAATATTGGAATGGAACCACAATTAGTAGAGTTTCTTGAAGTGGAACTGATATCAGAAGTCACAGAAACACCAGGAGAAGAAATTCTGGTGTTATTCTGGGTGGAATGACTTTTACTGTTCCTGAAAAGTTGAACTGCTGACAAGTAAGGAATAAAGTGGGCACGAAATGCAAACTGATCAATACCCAATCTTTTTGGATTTTTATAATCTTCTGCCCTTATTTCTAATCCATATCTGCCTTGTTTCTCATACCACTGCCACAGACATCCCAATGGGATGTTTGGTGTCTCATGTCTACACAATAGAGCACTAGGAACCTGGTCCAGCAAGCAAGTTTGACAACCTACTGAACTGTATGAATGACAAATAACTGGAGAGCAAAAGTGAAGAAGCCTTTCAAACTCGGCAATGGGACACCCAGTGGCCATCTGAACAGCTTCAGATGCCATATGTGCCTTATAGACATCATCCAATGCCTTTGCCATCTTGTTTAAATCAGTTGCAGCTGCTAATAAATCTTGTTCTCAGGTTTCATCAATAAAGTAATCAGCCCCACTATGCTTGTTTTCATTCTCATTTAAACAAGCATCAAGATTCCTCAATTTTTTAATATTGTTCCCATTTTCGAGAAAACTAATTCCATGTCCTGGATCCTTCCCAGTCCTACATAGTGTTCCGGCATTCTCAGAAGAAGAAAGATTTTCAGAAAAAGAAGTAATGTTCTCCTCAAAGGTATTTTTGGAAGTCCAATCTTCAGCATCTGGCCCATTAGCATGTTCCAAAGACAAATTGGCAGATTTAGAAGATGTTTTCAATCCAAGATCCTTTATCCTAATGGGTATCCATTTCTGCATAACAGAACCCAAAGTATGGCTTTGCTTGCCATTTTCAGCCAGAGAAATTCCTTTTTCTATTTGAGCAATACCATTCACCATCAGATGAGGGAGATGAACTGGATTTTGTTCCTCAAGCAAATTTAGCTGATCCAAAGGGACAAATGACTTTTGCGGCAAGCTGTCTTGATTATCTACACATAGATTATTCAAACCTAAACCAGTACCACAGACAGTGTCACATGGTTCTGTGCTGCTTGGACCAGCTTGAAAGTTGTTAACTGATTCAGTTTTCATGGTCCCAAGCCTTGGACAATCAACCTGAGAAAAAGACCTTGAAAGATTTTTAGTTAATACATGGTCATACATAGGATTTGAAACATCTAATAGCACTTTTTGGCATGCTAGTCTTCACATGAGCATTTAAATTTACCTTGATGGGATGACATTCCTTCCTGGAAAAACTGTTGTTTTCTTGTTTTGATGCTGGagtaacttttcttttgaacTTCCTAGGAACCATGCTTTTTAGCTTCCTCTTGCCATCAGTAATAGATAAGTTTGTTACATTGGTAGCATTAGGATTTCCTTTCAGCACAGGAGCATCCTTTAAAGAAACATTAAACTCTGAGCATATTGGACCCGTTTTCTTCAATTCAGAGCAGCATTTCTCTACAGGATTCTTCTGAACCCTTTGCCAAACAGAATGACTGTTCTCTGTTATCATTCGACCATGCAAGCTTCCCATAGTTCCAGGTTTGCAAGTACTAGGAGTCCCAGGAATACATTTAAATTTCTTACCCCTCTTGCCTGATGCCACCATTCGTCCACCAAGGCTGCTACAAGCCAGACCATGCTTGCTTTCCCCCATATACTCATGGGTTTCTACAGTACTACATAATGATTTTTGATGATAGGAGTCCTCCTTGGTACTGGAACCGGGTAGCTCTGATTGACTGATTTCATGGATGTTGTCATTAAATGGCTTCACAATATGACCAGCACTTGTACTGTCTTCACTGTTTGAACCAACAGAAACTGAGTCCAAGGCTAGAGAATTATGCATATCAGAGAAATCCTTCTCATGTAAACCTTCTAGAGGGCCCATATGTGAAAGATGTTTCCTCTCTATAGCTCCTTGACACCTGGAAAGTTGCTGGTCTTCACtaccaatttcacaattatttaaatGATGCTCCCTAGGAAACTTCTGAACTTGAGTAGGTACAACAGATCCAGTTATATCCACTTCGTCAACATCAGATGTGCTTATATTTGGTGAACCAGAACTTGTAACAGCACCATTGCTGCTTTCTGCAAAATCAATCACATTAAGCAAGCCATCAGAGGGTGAAACTTCTGGTGAAGTTGCACCTGATACTACTATACAACAATCTATGTCATTATTATCACAGATTTCAGATGCTGAAGTTGCACGGGTATACTGCGAATAAACTTCTGACTCCGTAGAGCCAACATCACAGAActgtttctttttatgttttcccttttttttttgtccTCTTTTGTGAATTTCTCCTTTTGGACTTGTTTTCCTTGGAACAATCAATGAACATAGCAATAAATCCTTTTGACGTAACAGCAGAGGAACCATTGCAAGTGATGGAAAAATGATAGGAAGAATTGCTTGACACTTcactaaatttatttattttaccagAAAAGGTCTTGTTGCAAAATTGATGTTGGACATTGGATCCAGAAAAGCTTCTGCCTCTAAATGGCTTGGCAGGATAAGTAACTGCAGGTTGAGGCCCTTTCTGTGTCTTCCATCTATCAACCATAAATGAATTGACAGATGAAGAGGAGATCAGATGCAGGTCATTCATATTCACCTGATTTCCAGATCTTAAATGGTTAGTGTGATCAAAGCATTGCAAGGGTAGTGCAAAGATTCTCCACTGCCCATCAGATTCAAGTGTAGGGAATGTCGCAATGGCACACCTAAAACATTAATAGGCAAAAGACCCAGTCAAAATATCTAGCAAGTCCTCACAAAATTCAAGTGTAGGGAATGTCTAGCAATATGTATCAACAAACTAAACATATTTCCTGAATCATAAATTTACCCCAAGTAGAGATAGacaattgaaatttttaaaagagtatGGCCTAAAGATATCTAGCAAGTCCTTACAAAATTTTTACACCCCTTGAGTCACATTTATATACAGTGCAGACAGACAATTGAAATTTTTAAGAGTGTTTGTCAAATCTTTGCAAATGAAATGCATAATTTGCATTAACTGGTGGTTTGGAAGAAGGAAAATAATTTGTCTATATGTTCTATacattaaaaaacataaaatcttTTGGCTCCTCTATTTCcttctttttatttattcattttttattattagcTTTTGGTAGCAGGGAAAGGGTCATTCACTTCATTTTGCACGTCATTTCAACAAAATGTGAGGTACTTTATCTATGATATTTGTTCAAAAGAAAAGGAATTACTTTTCATTTAACAAAATATCCCTTCTTAAGAGATGGATTTCAACAGATTTGAAACAAAGATTTTCTTTCATATGGATCAGAATATTAAAAGTAAACAGTAACTTCTTTTTCATTCAATTCCAATTATAGAGTACTGAAGCTGGaattttgtattttcttttttgtAGTACACAAAAGCTAGTTTCACGATATGGAAGAAAGATACAATATTAAGAAATGAGAAAGTATCTAAAGAGAGTTATTTGAAAACAATTATTAAGCATTCACATTGAATGCAGAAATCTAGGGAAAAAAATATTTGAGGAAGAAAATGAAGATTGACAGCTTAAGCACTATCTTAAGTACCaacaaaaagaaattttattaatttctatGTTTGGAATATGAATTGGGAGGATGGATTTGAATTTAGTTTGTTATATAAATTGTGAATGATGAAAGTAAATGTTATCTAAAATCTAATTAAGTTTCAGTACAGCTCTATATTAAAAATAGTTCAAGCGGATAACTTCAAATTTCCTGAATTGTTAAGATACTCCAAATCCTCTACTAAAACAAACGAAACTATCAGGTCCATGATTTTCAAAATGATCAAGAAAGCCATTTTTTTTCATGAGCTAGATTGCCTTTTAAGCTAAATTAAGTTCAAGTTTTCAACTGAACTACAAGTGAAGAGGCAAAGGGCTTTTATTCAAGTCATAGTTAACACTAAACCCAGGTTTGAACCCTGGACACCACCTACCTCTTATCCAAAAGAAAAAAGGAGGAAAGAAGTTTAGGTTTCCAAAAAGCAACCTAAAGCAACTTTTGGTGAATCACTTTTAAATTAAAGCTGTAGAACATACAAGTATATTCTTACATATCTAACAACCAAAACTGGACTACTTCTGGTCAATGTTCCTCAAATTGAAAGGAGAAATTCCAGAGAcctgaataatttatttatagtgatagaaaaaaaaattattcaagCTGATCACAAAGTAAAAGATTAATAACTTAGTAATTTAATATTGGCATAGGAAAGTATCTAACCTCTGATGATCTTCTTGAACCGTTAAGCTGCAAAAAATTCTTCGACCGGTTAGTCTGTCCTACCTCTGACACTTTCTGATTATCTAGATGGGTTTGTGGAAGGGCACAAGGCATCTTTTGCTATGTCTGTCAAAGTCAATAGCACAAactgttgaaatatgtatatattttaaatttatttaggtagataaatcttatttaggtagataagttttattcatattctaggaatatttttattttatcttttagtagtttattaggacaagggaactattttcttttatattttagtagtttattagaataagggaattattttcccaattaggattaggactcttttctctatttaagttcaattcttcAATTAATAATATAGAACACTTTTATTAAAAGCTCTCTTAAAAACTTTCATGGCATATGAGGTAGGTTAAAATCTCTAGTAACATCATGGTTAAAACAGCCTTCACTAGAGATAAGAAAAAATCTTGGTGCGATCACTGCAAAAAATATTGGCACACTCGAGAAACGTGTTGGAAGCTCCATAGGAAACCGACAAATGGAAGGAAAAAGAGTAACAATGGTCGTGGTTCACAATTAGGGGATAACAGAGCTTCCCAAACAACTAATGGAAATTATAAGGGCCAAAGTTCTCTGGAAGGGTCTCCATTCACTAAGGAACAATTAGAGCATCTACACAAGTTTTTTCAATCAccacaatttcggatgaattcttCAATTCCTAACTCATTcaataatccttcttcctcttttgccCAATCAGTctcgatttttttttttcaaagtcaAGCCTTGTAAAACAAACACATGGATCATTGATTCGAGCTAGTGATCACATGACTagtagtcattttcttttttcaacttacacaccttgcgcaggaaacaaaaaaatcaaagtaGCAGATGGGTCATTCTCGGCAATAGCCGGGAAAGGCACTGTTAAAATTTCATCTTCCTTGGTTTTACATGATGTTTTTCACGTGCCAAATCTagcttgtaatctcatatcggTCAGTAAATTATCCCAGTCCTCAAATTGTCATGTTATT contains:
- the LOC108464360 gene encoding uncharacterized protein LOC108464360; this translates as MAKALDDVYKAHMASEAVQMATGCPIAEFERLLHFCSPVICHSYSSVGCQTCLLDQVPSALLCRHETPNIPLGCLWQWYEKQGRYGLEIRAEDYKNPKRLGIDQFAFRAHFIPYLSAVQLFRNSKSHSTQNNTRISSPGVSVTSDISSTSRNSTNCGSIPIFSAVVPQPRTAEPSSQLQVDDVFRSEPSPVSPEDMLPVKSVDISQSDCLELAFEYFESEQPQQRLALYERIQDLVRDDASPQCKIYGDPVYLNSINIHDLHPQSWYSVAWYPIYKIPDGNFRAAFLTYHSLGLLVRRRSKFDYPSVDASIVSPVVGLQSYNAQGECWFQPRHFTINDICENQGLSPSWILKERLRTLEETASLMARAVVNKGNKTSVNRHPDYEFFFSRQQ
- the LOC108464359 gene encoding uncharacterized protein LOC108464359 isoform X1; this encodes MVPLLLRQKDLLLCSLIVPRKTSPKGEIHKRGQKKKGKHKKKQFCDVGSTESEVYSQYTRATSASEICDNNDIDCCIVVSGATSPEVSPSDGLLNVIDFAESSNGAVTSSGSPNISTSDVDEVDITGSVVPTQVQKFPREHHLNNCEIGSEDQQLSRCQGAIERKHLSHMGPLEGLHEKDFSDMHNSLALDSVSVGSNSEDSTSAGHIVKPFNDNIHEISQSELPGSSTKEDSYHQKSLCSTVETHEYMGESKHGLACSSLGGRMVASGKRGKKFKCIPGTPSTCKPGTMGSLHGRMITENSHSVWQRVQKNPVEKCCSELKKTGPICSEFNVSLKDAPVLKGNPNATNVTNLSITDGKRKLKSMVPRKFKRKVTPASKQENNSFSRKECHPIKVNLNAHVKTSMPKSAIRCFKSYV
- the LOC108464359 gene encoding uncharacterized protein LOC108464359 isoform X2; its protein translation is MNDLHLISSSSVNSFMVDRWKTQKGPQPAVTYPAKPFRGRSFSGSNVQHQFCNKTFSESSNGAVTSSGSPNISTSDVDEVDITGSVVPTQVQKFPREHHLNNCEIGSEDQQLSRCQGAIERKHLSHMGPLEGLHEKDFSDMHNSLALDSVSVGSNSEDSTSAGHIVKPFNDNIHEISQSELPGSSTKEDSYHQKSLCSTVETHEYMGESKHGLACSSLGGRMVASGKRGKKFKCIPGTPSTCKPGTMGSLHGRMITENSHSVWQRVQKNPVEKCCSELKKTGPICSEFNVSLKDAPVLKGNPNATNVTNLSITDGKRKLKSMVPRKFKRKVTPASKQENNSFSRKECHPIKVNLNAHVKTSMPKSAIRCFKSYV